The sequence below is a genomic window from Myxococcales bacterium.
CCTTACCGGCGCCGCGTACAACCTGCTGCGCCTGGCGCGCCTGAACCCCGCCCCCGCGTGATCGAGCCGCCCGCCGGGCGGCCCGCGCCGCCCCGGCGGCACCAAATATCCCACCAGCGATCGCCGTTTTTGCTGCCGCAATCGCCATCAACCCGCTTCACTTCGAAAATTCATGCCGGAAAGTCGATTCTTCAACAGCCTGCTAGTACGGCCGTCGCCATCGCTGTCTGAAGGCTGATCCATCGGATGTCGGCGCGATCGGAGGCTTGATGGAGGGTTTTTCGGGTCCGTTCGTTACAGAACTGTCGCCGTGGTCTAGTTAGCCACCGCGCCACTTCGCGACGCTTCAAGCGCCAGGCGCGCGGCGGTATCCGCGCTGACGAGCCGAACATGCGCCGGCAATATTTTGACCAACGTCAGGAATGAATTTTCGAGGTCCAGCCCCCCGTCGCTGGTCAGGTAGACATAAGCGACGGTGCCGCGCGGGTAATCCCCCAACTCCTGGGCCATTTTTTCGGGGCTCAAGTAAAAAGGTTTTGTCAGGCCGGCGCCGCTGTCGTCGATGCCGCGCCACTCGCGCGGCCGGAACAACACCACTTCGCCGCCGTCCCGGCCGACGAGCACCTTGAAGAAACGATCGGGTTCCGCCCACGTGAAGGTCGGGAACATGTAGGGGACATTGACCGGAAACAAGCCGCGGATGACACCGCCTTCTCTGGCGTATTTCGGCAAAAACTCCGTTTCGGCGCGCCGCCAGGTGTTCCACCATTCCCAGTCAACGGTGGATTCGGCGCCAAGCAGCAGGGCGTCGCGTTCCGTCGCGGCCACGAACTCGTCCTGCATTTCATCATTCAGTGAGGCGGGATAGGCGTAGAGGTGGCCGCTGGGCGGGAGCATGAAGTAGTCCTTCCCGGTCTGGTGGCTCTGGTCGTAGTACCATTCGAGCACGTCGGGGGCGAGGTACGACAGGTGGGGGGAGATGGTCCAGGTGATCGGCGCGCAGGAGTCGTCCGGCTGATCGCAGGCGGCGAGGCGTTGCCGAATCCATTGGCTGCGGGCGTCCATGATAAAGGCGATGTTGTCCCCGTCGCCCACCACGAACGCCACGTAAGTCTTCTCGGGGTCGTATGCTACTTCTTCCGGCGCGTTCTGTTCGATCTCGTTCGCTTCGCGAATCGGCTCGCGCCGCGAGGAAAAGAAGGATAGGTTGTTCACCCCGGCGGTCGCGATTTGCCCCAGGTTGCGCGATTCCACGCAGCGGGTTTGCGACTCGAAAAGGAACCCGCCGAAAACCTTCCAATAGCTGGCATACCCGTAGACGCCGATCAGGCTCGGCCAGGGATTCTTGCCGGCGATCTCTTCAAGCAGCTCGTTTTCTGGCGTCGATTTGATGCAACCGTTGATCAGAAAAGTGACGAACAGCCGCGCGGAAAACACATAGTCGACCAGGGACGCATCCAGGTCGCCGGTCAGGGCGGGATCCCAGACGCGCGGGTCATTCTCGTCGTAGCCGGGGTTGATCATCGCCCAACCGGTCGTTTGAGCGACGTAGTTTTCGTAGATGTATTTCGTCGCGAGGTAGGGCGTGTTCCGTTCCGCCAGTTCAACGACGGCATCGAACACCGGGGTGGCGCAGGCGACTTGCATTCCCTCGTCCAACGGGATCGCCCCCAGGACGGCGCCGACGGTGAGAATATTGGGAAGCAGTTCTTGTTGCGCGGCGTAGGAGTAGCGCAAGCACGGAAAGTCGGCCACGCAAGCCGCCAGGAAATCGGCCGCGCCGACGGACTCACTCGGTTCCCAGGCGAGTTCATCCAACCATCGGGCATCCGGCTCTTTCAGGATGGTGTAGACGGAACCGCCGTGCTGACGATTGTACAAGCCGGCACAGGCCTGGATCGCCAACCGCACGGCCGGCGACGATTCCGACTCGAGATCCACTGCCGTGAAGGCGGGCGCACCCGTTGTGTCATCGTCGGCGGCGTCATCGTCATCGTCATCATCATCGTCGACGGCGTCGTCATCCGCCGCGTCATCGCCGGTCGCATCGTCATCGTCGCCGCAGCCGGCCAAGGTCAGACCGCAACAAATCAGGAAGAGCCAAAGGACGATCATTGAACTTGTTTTCACGATGCACTCTCCAAGTAAGGGCCATACTGAATAGAAGCATTTTGTCGGGTCGGACGCAAGTTTTTTCGAAATCGCGCGCGATGCCGCCGAGGGTTTCGGGGAGGAAAATGGAACCGTTGAGGTTGAGACAGCGGCAGCGTCGTGATTCGGCATCCGTTGCGGGCGGAAACGAAAGCCGCCCGCCGATCGGGAAGGGGTGTTTTCAGAGGTTATTTTTTTGAAAGGCCGTCAAGAATCGCCCCGGCCAGATAGGAGGGTTTCCATTTCGTGCCTGATTGTTTGGCGATTTTTAATTGTTGCCAAGCGAGATCCAGATTGCCGGAACGAAGTGAAGCAAGCGCCTGCGCCAGCAGAATGTTGGCGCGTAAAAGGGAATAGTGGAAGCGCGCGTTGTCATCCGCGGGGTTGATGGCCAAAGCGGCGGCATAGTGGCGCAAAGCTTCCCGGTGTTCGGGAGTGTCGCGATACAAATCCTTGCTGTTTTCCAGTTGCAACCGCGCTTCGATGATTTGGCCGGCGATGACCTCTTGCGTGGCGGAAAACCACCGCGTCAACTCCCGGCGCACCTCGGCATCCGCATCGCCGAGTCCGTTGATCGCCGGGTAGCCGGATTGCCTGAACGGCGCCATGCCGCGTAAGGCAAAATAGGAGGTGAATTGAAAAAGCCTGGCCGAGGAAAATTCCAACAGCGGATGATCGTCCGTATGAAGCGGTCCATCCCCCGTATAGGCGCGGACAGTGTCCTCGTCCATGAAAAACGAATCGAGGAGCGAGTAAACTCCGGCGGCATGGGAAACGGCAAGATCGGCTTGGACCGGCGGCAGTTCAGCCCGCTGGACGAACGAAGGCCAGTCGATGCGTAGCTTTTCCTGAGTGCCGAGGAGAACGATCGAGTCGTCGGTCCATTTGTACCAGATGGTCGTATGCGGAAAAGCGGCCTGAAAAGTGCGCACCAGCATCTTGAAATCGGCTTCGGTCATGCCGAACAGCGGCAGCCATTGCGAAACGATGCCGCCGGGACGAAGGATCCGTTTGCACTCCTCGTAAAAATCCAGCGTATAGAAACTCGCATTGCCGCTGGAAAAGACGGGATGAATGATGCCCGGTTGGATCACGTCGTATTTTCGATCGGTCGCCAATACGTAGTTGCGGCCGTCATCGATGCGCACCCGCACCTGCGGATCGGAAAGAATGTCGGTCGGCGAGCCGGTTGAAGGTCTTGCGACCGACAATTCGCAAGCCTCCAATTCGGCGATATCCACATTAACCCCGTATTGTCGGGCGGCGAGGGTGGTGAACCCGATCCCCAGGCCGATCAGCAGCATGTCATGCGCTTGCGGAGCCAGGAGGAGCGGAAGATGGGCAATCATGGTATGGCTTGGCCGGTCGCGCAAGGAATCATCCGAGCAGACTACGCCATCGATCGCCATTCCTTTGTCGCCGCCGGCTTCAACGACGGAGACGATCGCTTCCAGCCCTTCGCAATAGCTGTTCAGCTTCGGGGTGAACGCGGCCTTGACCGCCGGCTTCCAATCCTCGGCATTGTTCGCCGGCGAATCATCGAGCGGAAGAGAGACTTGCATCGGGCCGGCGTCGCGGATCAGCGGCCGCCGCGGATTGACGATCAACGTGAGCGCCGCGAAAGCGATCAACGCGATCGCCGCGAGAAGCAGCGGTCGTTTCTTTTTTTGGCCGGCGGCGATGAAAACGTGAATCGCCAGGCCGAGCGCCAGGCTGGCCCCGGCGATCAAAACGATCCCGCTTTTTATGCCGCAGAGCGGCAACAGAACGAAAGCGGCAATCGGCGCGCCGAGGATGCTGCCGGCCGTATCCAGCGAGGCGATGACCGCCATCTTCCGGCCCGTGCCGATGTCGATTCCCTTGTACATCGCGGCAATGAGCGGCAAGGTGGCGCCGGTACAGAAGGACGGAAAAAACACGATCAGCAGCGACGGCAGGAAATAACCGATGATCCGGCCGCCTGCGGTCGGCCCGAGGATGAAGTAGCCGAAATATTGAAAAAACATGAATCCGCCAAGCAGCAGGATGGAAGCCGCGGCAGACAGCCCGATTCCATACTGCAGCTTAGCCAGGGCGGCGAGCGGATCGGCGAGGCGCGGCAGACGGCGGGTCATTCGATAACTGCCGGCGGTCAACCCCAGCAAGGTGATGGTTAAAATGGACGAAAATACATAAACATTATTGCCGATGAAAACCACCAACAGACGAATCCAAAGCAATTCGAAAGCCATGCTGGCGAAGCCCTGAAGACCAAAGATCCAGAGCGCGATTTTCAACGATCCCGGCATGCCTGCTTTTCCGGCGATCGAAGGCGCCGCGGCCGGCAACCCGGTTTGAACGCGGTCGCCGGTTGTCGTTTCGCCGTGAAGAAACGCGCGGAGCAAACAAACCATACCGACAAAAATACTGATGGACGCGCCGATCCAGGCCGTGTTCTTCACGCCGACGCGTTCCATGAGGACAAATCCCGCCGCGGCCGCGCCGACCATCGCGCCAAGATTGTTGACGGTATACATTCGCCCGGTATCACCGCCGGATAAGCGTTCCTTGGCAGAATACACCGACATGACCACGGGAAAAGTTCCGCCCATCAGCGAAGTCGGAACGATCAGCAGGGCGACCGCGAAGGCCAGACGGATCAAACTCAGGGAGAGGTGGCCGGGTACGGCGGGCCAGAGTTGAATATAAAGACCTTTCAGAATCTCGAGGATGGCGGGGAACGAGAAAGCGAAGAGCCCGATGCCGATTTCCATCAGGCCTAGAAGAAACCAGGGATGCTTGCTGCGGTCGACGAGACGGCCGAACCAGAAGCTGCCAAGCGTTAATCCCGCCATGTAGGCCGAAATGACGGCGCTCGAAGCATAGGTGGTGACGCCGAGAACGAGGCTGAGGTTGCGCATCCAGACGACTTGAAAGAGAAGAGCGCTTGCTCCCGACAAGAAAAACAGAAAGGCCAACAGTAGGCGATCCGGTTGGCGACGAACCTGACTCGGCATGCAATGATCCCCAATCACTCTTGATTCGTAGGTCGTTTCCGTCGGTAAATTATTCAACCGCGCCCGGTGGATGTCCAGCGACACCAGGATCGTCGGTGGAAAGCAGCTTTTCCCAATGAAATCTTTCAATCATCGCCGGCGCGGCCGGCAGGGGCGACGGTTCGCCGGGGCCGGGCACAATCACCCCCGTTTCCAGCAATACCCGCGCCGCTTCGCGGGCCAGCAACTCGTAACCCTGCCAGTTCATGTGGTGAAAATCGACGAAGTATCGTTCATCGGGGATCCCGTGCGGCGAGGCGTTTTCCAGGGCTTTTTCAAAGTCGATCAGCGGCAGGTTTTCGCGCGCCGCCAAATCGCGAATGAAAACGTTGCGCGACGGGCGCGTGCGATTCAGGGGATTGAGTTGCACGTACAGGAAATACAGGTCCCGTGCTTCCTCCCAGCGATTCAAGGCTTCGAGACACCGGGCCATGTAATAGGTGGAAAACGCCTGGTTGGGGCTGCCGGCCAAGGCTTGCAGCGCTTCTTCCCAACGCTGCTCGGCCATCAGTTTTTTCCCTTGTTCGATGAACCGGTCGTCGGCCGGAAGC
It includes:
- a CDS encoding fused MFS/spermidine synthase, with the protein product MPSQVRRQPDRLLLAFLFFLSGASALLFQVVWMRNLSLVLGVTTYASSAVISAYMAGLTLGSFWFGRLVDRSKHPWFLLGLMEIGIGLFAFSFPAILEILKGLYIQLWPAVPGHLSLSLIRLAFAVALLIVPTSLMGGTFPVVMSVYSAKERLSGGDTGRMYTVNNLGAMVGAAAAGFVLMERVGVKNTAWIGASISIFVGMVCLLRAFLHGETTTGDRVQTGLPAAAPSIAGKAGMPGSLKIALWIFGLQGFASMAFELLWIRLLVVFIGNNVYVFSSILTITLLGLTAGSYRMTRRLPRLADPLAALAKLQYGIGLSAAASILLLGGFMFFQYFGYFILGPTAGGRIIGYFLPSLLIVFFPSFCTGATLPLIAAMYKGIDIGTGRKMAVIASLDTAGSILGAPIAAFVLLPLCGIKSGIVLIAGASLALGLAIHVFIAAGQKKKRPLLLAAIALIAFAALTLIVNPRRPLIRDAGPMQVSLPLDDSPANNAEDWKPAVKAAFTPKLNSYCEGLEAIVSVVEAGGDKGMAIDGVVCSDDSLRDRPSHTMIAHLPLLLAPQAHDMLLIGLGIGFTTLAARQYGVNVDIAELEACELSVARPSTGSPTDILSDPQVRVRIDDGRNYVLATDRKYDVIQPGIIHPVFSSGNASFYTLDFYEECKRILRPGGIVSQWLPLFGMTEADFKMLVRTFQAAFPHTTIWYKWTDDSIVLLGTQEKLRIDWPSFVQRAELPPVQADLAVSHAAGVYSLLDSFFMDEDTVRAYTGDGPLHTDDHPLLEFSSARLFQFTSYFALRGMAPFRQSGYPAINGLGDADAEVRRELTRWFSATQEVIAGQIIEARLQLENSKDLYRDTPEHREALRHYAAALAINPADDNARFHYSLLRANILLAQALASLRSGNLDLAWQQLKIAKQSGTKWKPSYLAGAILDGLSKK